In Desulfobotulus pelophilus, one DNA window encodes the following:
- a CDS encoding DUF190 domain-containing protein, with the protein MKLLDEGQLLRIYIGESDTYEKIPLYEWLVIEAKKQGLAGATVFRGIMGFGANSRIHTSKILRLSFDLPIIVDIVDSPDRIQNFLASVGDVIHSGLVILENTRVHLYRNNVQP; encoded by the coding sequence ATGAAGCTTCTGGATGAAGGACAACTGCTCAGAATATACATCGGGGAAAGCGACACCTATGAAAAAATTCCCCTCTATGAATGGCTTGTTATTGAAGCTAAAAAGCAGGGACTGGCGGGCGCAACCGTCTTTCGTGGCATCATGGGCTTTGGCGCCAACAGCCGCATCCATACCTCCAAAATCCTGCGCCTTTCCTTTGACCTGCCCATTATCGTGGACATTGTGGATTCACCGGATAGGATACAGAATTTTCTCGCCAGTGTCGGAGATGTCATCCACAGTGGCCTGGTTATTCTTGAAAACACCAGAGTGCATCTTTACAGAAACAATGTACAACCTTGA
- a CDS encoding phosphate ABC transporter ATP-binding protein produces the protein MMKPNIKIRIRDLRVAYGKSPVFANVSLDIAEGAITAITGPSGVGKSTFLFSLNRLLETENQVNISGSILLATERGWQDIHAGSMDVYELRRKVSVVFQNPNPLPMGIFANVALPLRLKGIRRKAELEEKVIRALKQAHLWEEVGHRLTADARTLSGGQQQRLCIARSLVMQPEVLLLDEPTSSLDASAEAAIESLLLDLKKTCTLVLVSHSRRQVKNLADLEFAMTCRDKNRPAISAF, from the coding sequence ATGATGAAACCGAATATCAAAATCCGTATCCGCGATCTCCGTGTGGCCTATGGCAAAAGCCCTGTTTTTGCTAATGTTTCTCTGGATATAGCAGAAGGGGCCATTACGGCCATAACAGGGCCGTCCGGAGTGGGTAAATCTACTTTTCTTTTCAGCCTCAATCGTCTTTTGGAGACGGAAAATCAGGTGAATATTTCCGGCAGTATCCTGCTGGCTACGGAAAGGGGCTGGCAGGATATTCATGCCGGATCCATGGATGTGTATGAACTGAGACGGAAAGTATCTGTGGTGTTTCAAAATCCCAATCCTCTGCCCATGGGTATTTTTGCCAATGTGGCTCTGCCCCTCAGGCTGAAGGGTATCCGGAGAAAGGCGGAGCTGGAGGAAAAGGTGATCAGAGCACTGAAGCAGGCCCATCTCTGGGAGGAGGTGGGGCACCGGCTTACTGCGGATGCCCGTACCCTTTCGGGAGGTCAGCAGCAGCGGCTGTGCATAGCCCGAAGCCTTGTCATGCAGCCGGAAGTCCTGTTACTGGATGAACCAACATCCTCTCTGGATGCGTCGGCAGAGGCTGCCATTGAAAGCCTGCTTCTGGATCTGAAAAAGACCTGTACGCTGGTACTGGTTTCTCATTCAAGAAGGCAGGTGAAAAACCTTGCGGATCTGGAGTTCGCCATGACCTGCCGTGACAAGAACAGGCCTGCCATTTCAGCTTTTTGA
- a CDS encoding SulP family inorganic anion transporter, with protein sequence MHFAVFHRITSSCQPEIRMVFSRHYFRSHFMQDLGAGITVGIVALPLAIAFAIASGCTPGQGIFTAIVAGFIISFLGGSRFQIGGPTGAFVAIIASIMAQFGYEGLCVATFMAGMFLFLMGLFGLGQMLKYIPYPVTTGFTSGIALFIFSTQLREGLGIAAKPEGSSFLDHMNHAVSHMGEADPATLGLTLFTILVMVMVRRTIPKIPAHIVGILSASILVCMLDVEVATIGSRFGGIPANLPSFRIPENIWGLIPVMIPSALTIAFLGGIESLLSASVADGMTGKRHNPDTELTAQGLANMASACFGGLPATGAIARTATSIRAGAHSPMAGIFHAITLALSILCLAPLASRIPMACLAGVLIIVAWDMGEIHKFITLLHSPAEDIFVMLVTFILTVFAGLTLAVQVGVVLAALLFMRRMAALAHFDLHPHTPSGDETLPIPGEAIQVYEIEGPFFFGVVNRFLDTFQFLNKPPAILILRMRRVESIDATAAHGLEIAIDRLQAQKTCVFICGLHPKVHKTMQQMQICPKIDEEHFFPSFSQALAAAQAMIQTDKMAHTRAHGETEGLYG encoded by the coding sequence ATGCACTTTGCCGTTTTTCACCGTATAACCTCGTCCTGTCAGCCGGAAATCCGCATGGTCTTTTCCAGACACTACTTCCGCAGTCATTTTATGCAGGATCTGGGTGCCGGTATCACGGTGGGGATTGTAGCTCTCCCCCTGGCCATTGCCTTTGCCATTGCATCGGGATGCACACCGGGGCAGGGGATTTTTACCGCCATTGTGGCAGGATTCATCATCTCTTTTCTGGGGGGAAGCCGCTTTCAGATTGGTGGGCCAACCGGGGCCTTTGTTGCCATTATTGCCTCCATCATGGCCCAATTCGGATATGAAGGACTCTGCGTTGCCACCTTTATGGCCGGTATGTTTCTTTTTCTGATGGGACTTTTCGGTCTTGGTCAAATGCTCAAATACATTCCCTATCCCGTCACCACAGGCTTTACCTCTGGTATCGCCCTCTTTATTTTTTCCACCCAGCTACGGGAAGGGCTCGGCATCGCTGCCAAGCCGGAAGGATCTTCCTTCCTGGATCACATGAATCATGCTGTCTCCCACATGGGCGAAGCGGACCCCGCAACCCTGGGCCTCACTCTTTTCACCATTCTGGTCATGGTCATGGTGCGCCGGACAATACCAAAAATTCCCGCCCATATTGTGGGTATCCTTTCCGCCAGCATACTGGTCTGCATGCTGGATGTGGAAGTTGCCACCATAGGATCCCGTTTCGGTGGCATACCGGCAAACCTCCCCTCTTTTCGCATTCCTGAAAATATCTGGGGCCTCATACCGGTCATGATTCCCAGCGCCCTCACCATTGCCTTTCTGGGTGGGATCGAATCTCTTCTCAGTGCCAGCGTAGCGGATGGAATGACGGGAAAACGACACAACCCTGACACGGAGCTGACGGCACAGGGCTTGGCCAATATGGCTTCCGCCTGCTTTGGCGGTCTTCCTGCCACAGGCGCCATCGCAAGGACAGCAACCAGCATACGTGCCGGTGCCCATTCGCCCATGGCAGGGATTTTTCACGCCATCACCCTTGCCCTCTCCATCCTATGCCTCGCACCACTGGCTTCCCGCATTCCCATGGCCTGCCTTGCCGGTGTTCTGATCATCGTTGCCTGGGATATGGGAGAAATCCACAAGTTCATCACCCTCCTCCACTCTCCGGCCGAAGATATCTTTGTCATGCTGGTAACGTTCATTCTCACTGTTTTTGCAGGACTCACCCTTGCCGTTCAGGTTGGTGTGGTTCTTGCCGCCCTGCTCTTCATGAGACGCATGGCGGCATTAGCCCACTTTGACCTGCATCCCCACACCCCTTCCGGTGACGAAACACTCCCCATCCCGGGTGAAGCCATTCAGGTTTATGAAATCGAAGGCCCTTTTTTCTTTGGGGTGGTAAACCGGTTTCTCGACACCTTTCAGTTCCTGAACAAACCACCGGCCATTCTTATTTTACGGATGCGCAGAGTGGAAAGCATCGATGCCACAGCCGCTCACGGGCTGGAAATTGCCATTGACCGGCTGCAGGCACAAAAAACATGCGTTTTTATCTGCGGGCTTCATCCAAAAGTCCATAAAACCATGCAGCAGATGCAGATCTGCCCGAAAATCGATGAAGAGCACTTCTTTCCCTCCTTCTCCCAAGCTCTTGCTGCTGCGCAGGCCATGATACAGACAGACAAAATGGCTCACACCCGGGCACATGGCGAAACAGAAGGCTTATACGGGTAG
- a CDS encoding methyltransferase domain-containing protein, whose product MISDKGAGPMIRHRYGAVASAENRGCCSDGGLASIDASRLGYSAEEAASVPGGSNLGLGCGNPVALASIKPGEVVLDLGSGAGFDAFLAAERVGETGLVIGVDMTPEMVDKARANAEKAGKSQLSFRLGEIEYLPVADASVDVIISNCVLNLSARKDRVLEESFRVLRQGGRLAISDVVQMKPFSSILLDHPDALCA is encoded by the coding sequence ATGATTTCGGATAAAGGGGCAGGACCTATGATCCGGCACCGTTATGGAGCTGTGGCATCGGCTGAGAACAGGGGCTGCTGCAGTGACGGTGGGCTGGCGTCCATTGATGCTTCCCGTCTTGGTTACAGTGCGGAAGAAGCGGCATCGGTTCCCGGGGGATCCAATCTGGGGCTTGGGTGCGGTAATCCCGTGGCCCTTGCCTCAATCAAGCCAGGTGAAGTGGTGCTGGATCTGGGGAGTGGAGCTGGGTTTGATGCTTTTCTTGCTGCAGAGAGGGTGGGTGAGACCGGTTTGGTTATCGGAGTGGACATGACGCCGGAGATGGTGGATAAAGCCCGCGCTAATGCAGAGAAAGCGGGGAAGTCTCAGCTGTCTTTCCGCTTGGGGGAAATTGAGTATTTGCCCGTGGCGGATGCTTCGGTGGATGTGATTATCTCCAATTGTGTACTGAATCTTTCTGCGAGAAAGGATCGGGTTCTGGAGGAGTCTTTCCGTGTTCTGCGGCAGGGAGGGAGGCTGGCCATTTCCGATGTGGTACAGATGAAACCCTTTAGCAGTATCTTGCTGGATCATCCTGACGCTCTCTGTGCCTGA
- the crcB gene encoding fluoride efflux transporter CrcB: MYQICLVGIGGFFGAIARYAMAGLVHLLTNTLSFPYGTLAVNVIGCFLMGILSHLAEYHSGMTAEVRLLLMIGFLGSFTTFSTFSNETMNLMNNSFFMGTVNIAAHVFLGMTALMLGRFLTITLWR; the protein is encoded by the coding sequence ATGTACCAGATATGCCTCGTCGGAATTGGCGGCTTTTTCGGTGCGATTGCAAGGTATGCTATGGCAGGCCTTGTTCATCTCCTGACGAATACCCTTTCCTTTCCTTACGGAACCCTTGCAGTCAATGTCATCGGCTGTTTTCTCATGGGGATCTTATCCCATCTTGCGGAGTACCATTCCGGAATGACGGCAGAGGTTCGCTTATTGCTCATGATCGGATTTCTGGGCTCATTCACCACCTTTTCCACTTTCAGCAACGAAACCATGAACCTCATGAACAACTCCTTTTTCATGGGTACCGTGAATATCGCAGCCCATGTGTTCCTTGGCATGACCGCCTTGATGCTTGGCCGTTTCTTAACCATCACACTCTGGAGATGA
- a CDS encoding dynamin family protein, with amino-acid sequence MHQASLSLPSQDKVWAFSALLVKAADQISGMGSGFLHYGENLSHLNQRLCEGRFHLAVLGQFKRGKSTLLNALAGEAILPMGVLPLTAAPTFIQFGEAPRISVCHGAGKNQESFMGKSTAERSAWLAHFVTEKENPENRREVSEVLVDLPAPILSSGLVLIDTPGIGSTHLHNTTATFNFLESCDAALFLISADPPMTAVELAFLREVQKKVPQLIFVLNKIDYLAKDELEEALGFYRGILMRELGLSEDVVVFCVSARRGLEARQAEDQETWAACGMADLERFLGDFLARKKMAALMNAVALRGRAVLDAVLMEARIALKAFRLPQEVLEEKRAFFAKSLEKAEEEGHLIQDILAGDKKRILAFVEKAAEEMHQESMDFLSGIMGREAKGGKGLFSSKLVEKAWAEAIPDFFAEQQAVFQKKVTEYLVRCFAGHEARLEGLIETLRHAAADLFQETYCAAGQDGVDIMKKKPYWVTNTWNTDSLPVLKSTGQRMDELARRNAGNIRWAMVQNVNNAFIGFSARVRQRLADTVTNIQGAMEAAQVRLRTRDGSLEDDVQRMEKNLAVLESLRRGMGGF; translated from the coding sequence ATGCACCAGGCGAGCCTATCTTTGCCCAGCCAGGATAAGGTTTGGGCGTTTTCAGCCCTGCTTGTAAAAGCCGCAGATCAGATTTCCGGGATGGGATCGGGATTTCTTCATTATGGGGAAAACCTTTCCCACCTGAATCAGCGCCTGTGTGAAGGCCGCTTTCATCTGGCTGTTCTGGGTCAGTTCAAGCGGGGTAAAAGCACCCTTTTAAATGCCCTTGCGGGTGAGGCCATCCTGCCCATGGGCGTACTTCCCCTGACCGCAGCACCTACTTTTATTCAGTTTGGCGAAGCTCCCAGAATTTCTGTGTGCCATGGAGCAGGAAAAAACCAGGAGTCTTTTATGGGGAAATCCACGGCGGAGCGAAGTGCCTGGCTGGCACATTTTGTCACGGAAAAGGAGAATCCTGAAAACAGGCGGGAAGTCAGTGAAGTGCTTGTGGACCTGCCAGCTCCCATCCTTTCTAGCGGGCTTGTTCTCATTGATACTCCTGGCATTGGATCGACCCACCTTCATAATACGACGGCGACTTTCAATTTTCTGGAGTCCTGCGATGCCGCACTTTTTCTGATTTCGGCAGACCCGCCCATGACGGCGGTGGAACTGGCCTTTTTGCGGGAGGTCCAGAAGAAGGTTCCGCAGCTGATTTTTGTACTGAATAAGATCGATTATCTGGCAAAGGATGAATTGGAAGAGGCCCTTGGTTTTTATCGGGGGATTTTGATGCGGGAGCTTGGCTTGTCGGAAGACGTGGTGGTTTTCTGTGTATCCGCCCGCAGAGGGCTTGAAGCCAGACAGGCAGAGGATCAAGAAACCTGGGCCGCCTGCGGTATGGCAGACCTTGAGCGATTTCTTGGGGATTTTCTGGCGAGAAAAAAAATGGCTGCCCTGATGAACGCTGTGGCTTTGCGGGGCAGGGCTGTGCTGGATGCGGTTTTGATGGAAGCGCGCATTGCCCTGAAAGCTTTTCGTCTGCCCCAGGAGGTGCTGGAAGAAAAGAGGGCGTTTTTTGCCAAAAGCCTTGAAAAGGCCGAAGAGGAAGGCCACTTGATTCAGGATATTCTTGCAGGGGACAAGAAGCGTATCCTGGCTTTTGTTGAAAAAGCGGCGGAGGAAATGCATCAGGAATCTATGGATTTTTTAAGTGGGATCATGGGGCGTGAAGCGAAGGGGGGCAAGGGGCTATTTTCCAGTAAGCTGGTGGAAAAAGCCTGGGCGGAGGCCATTCCTGATTTTTTCGCCGAACAGCAGGCCGTTTTTCAAAAAAAGGTCACAGAATATCTGGTGCGGTGTTTTGCGGGGCATGAGGCTCGCCTGGAGGGTCTGATTGAAACCCTGCGCCATGCGGCTGCCGATCTTTTTCAGGAAACTTACTGTGCGGCAGGACAGGATGGCGTAGATATCATGAAAAAGAAACCCTATTGGGTTACAAATACCTGGAATACGGATTCCCTTCCTGTGCTGAAATCCACAGGGCAGCGTATGGATGAGCTTGCACGGCGGAATGCGGGGAATATCCGCTGGGCCATGGTGCAGAACGTGAACAACGCTTTCATTGGTTTTTCCGCACGGGTGAGACAGCGTCTTGCGGATACGGTGACGAATATTCAGGGTGCCATGGAAGCGGCTCAGGTGCGGTTGCGGACCAGGGATGGGAGCCTTGAGGATGACGTGCAGCGAATGGAAAAGAATCTGGCTGTGCTGGAAAGCCTCAGAAGAGGCATGGGCGGTTTTTAG
- a CDS encoding helix-turn-helix domain-containing protein, with protein MRHTAKSEKVVHYTLCMPENASPDEQERFRIAREIRGMIGVLGENVAQWAREWGVSRSSIWNVIDGRYKSARLRELIENRLKRTFWK; from the coding sequence ATGAGACACACAGCAAAATCCGAAAAAGTGGTGCATTACACCCTCTGCATGCCTGAAAATGCCTCGCCCGATGAACAGGAACGATTCAGGATTGCCCGGGAAATCCGGGGAATGATCGGAGTGCTGGGAGAAAATGTTGCCCAATGGGCCAGGGAATGGGGGGTTTCCCGAAGCAGCATATGGAACGTGATCGATGGCAGATATAAAAGTGCACGACTGCGCGAACTCATTGAAAATCGTCTGAAACGTACCTTCTGGAAGTAA
- a CDS encoding LexA family transcriptional regulator — MLPITSKDNNSQKESLKNQADAGLFEKRLNRLKSVLKVKSESELAKILNIRPQSIAAARKRGQFPTGWIFQVAELAGVSSDWLFFGTGPVRRTVTPWSEGPEEAVGQNGALSELDVMKDNKSSESAEAESESGHYGWVPMVEARFGPDGESLEVAESRRSLYAFRKGFLRRVASSPGKLVMMRISGDSMEPHIQDGGIVMIDLGRCSPRDGCIFAMNFDDVIVIRELELLPGGMCRVISRKRSRYESCTVSLKDICIVGQVIWSDRIFPR; from the coding sequence ATGTTGCCGATTACCTCAAAAGATAACAATTCTCAAAAAGAATCACTGAAAAACCAGGCTGATGCCGGTCTTTTTGAGAAGCGTTTGAATAGGCTGAAAAGTGTTTTAAAAGTTAAAAGCGAATCTGAATTAGCTAAAATCTTAAATATCAGGCCGCAGTCCATAGCTGCAGCCAGAAAGCGCGGCCAGTTTCCCACTGGCTGGATTTTTCAGGTGGCAGAGCTTGCAGGCGTTTCTTCGGATTGGCTTTTTTTTGGAACCGGTCCGGTCCGTCGAACGGTAACGCCGTGGTCAGAAGGGCCAGAAGAAGCAGTGGGGCAGAACGGTGCATTGAGTGAACTGGACGTAATGAAGGACAACAAAAGCAGTGAATCAGCCGAGGCGGAGTCGGAGTCAGGTCATTACGGATGGGTTCCCATGGTGGAAGCCCGGTTTGGGCCGGATGGAGAGTCCCTGGAAGTGGCGGAAAGCCGACGGAGCCTGTATGCGTTCCGAAAGGGGTTTCTCCGGCGTGTGGCTTCCAGTCCTGGAAAATTGGTTATGATGCGTATTAGCGGAGATTCCATGGAGCCGCATATCCAGGATGGTGGCATTGTCATGATTGATCTGGGCCGATGCAGCCCCAGGGATGGCTGTATTTTTGCCATGAATTTTGACGATGTTATTGTGATTCGGGAGCTGGAGCTCCTTCCCGGAGGTATGTGCCGGGTTATCAGCCGCAAGCGATCCCGCTACGAGTCTTGTACGGTATCGTTAAAAGATATCTGTATTGTGGGTCAGGTTATTTGGAGTGATCGTATCTTCCCACGGTAA
- a CDS encoding Chromate resistance protein ChrB, giving the protein MKKIKWLLLTYKVPAEPARKRVALWRRLKGMGAVYLQNGVCILPKTRDHLRTLKMLAHEITEMGGESVLMETLGLDQANEEKLMTRFRMDRNEEYEEFIGKCQDFESEIHKETLARHFTYAELEENDADLKKLQSWLHKIQKLDFLGAPLADEAEKKLQACEVLLDTYARQVFETYDENSDNPPNQNGK; this is encoded by the coding sequence ATGAAAAAAATAAAATGGCTCCTGCTCACCTACAAAGTACCCGCAGAACCCGCAAGAAAACGGGTGGCCCTCTGGCGTCGTCTCAAAGGAATGGGAGCCGTTTATCTGCAAAACGGAGTCTGTATTCTTCCCAAAACCAGAGACCATCTGCGTACCCTGAAAATGCTGGCCCATGAAATCACGGAAATGGGCGGAGAGTCCGTTCTCATGGAGACCCTGGGGCTGGATCAGGCCAATGAAGAAAAACTCATGACCCGGTTCAGGATGGATCGCAACGAGGAATATGAAGAATTCATCGGTAAATGCCAGGATTTTGAGTCTGAAATCCACAAAGAAACCCTGGCGCGTCATTTTACCTATGCGGAGCTGGAAGAAAATGATGCGGACCTGAAAAAGCTCCAGTCCTGGTTGCATAAAATCCAGAAACTTGATTTTCTGGGAGCGCCCCTCGCCGATGAGGCAGAAAAAAAACTGCAGGCTTGCGAAGTCCTACTGGACACCTACGCCCGCCAGGTATTTGAGACCTATGATGAAAACAGTGATAATCCGCCAAACCAGAACGGGAAATAG
- a CDS encoding superoxide dismutase: MLHILPEIPYAYNALEPYIDAETMKIHHTKHHQTYVDKLNAALENHKDLQEKTLHELLGKMELLPETIKTAVRNHGGGHANHTLFWQTLKTGEKPDGKILTSLVDTFGSYGNFEKEFTEGAAGLFGSGWMWLVLDEKRKPVLLPLPNQDSPIMHGKIPLLGLDVWEHAYYLKYQNRRPDYIKAFFKIINWTAVNDRYEAGLEGIIL; encoded by the coding sequence ATGCTGCACATACTTCCCGAAATACCCTACGCATACAATGCGCTGGAACCCTATATTGATGCAGAAACCATGAAAATTCACCACACAAAACATCATCAGACCTATGTGGACAAACTGAATGCCGCACTGGAAAACCACAAGGACCTGCAGGAAAAAACCCTGCATGAGCTACTCGGAAAAATGGAGCTCCTACCGGAAACCATAAAAACGGCCGTACGCAACCACGGAGGGGGGCATGCCAACCACACTCTCTTCTGGCAGACACTGAAAACAGGAGAAAAACCAGACGGGAAAATACTGACATCCCTTGTTGACACCTTCGGAAGCTACGGTAACTTTGAAAAAGAATTTACAGAGGGTGCGGCAGGACTCTTCGGGTCCGGATGGATGTGGCTGGTTCTGGATGAAAAAAGAAAACCGGTTCTGCTGCCCCTGCCCAATCAGGACAGCCCCATCATGCATGGGAAAATACCCTTGCTGGGCCTGGATGTCTGGGAACACGCCTACTACCTGAAATACCAGAACAGACGGCCCGATTACATCAAAGCCTTCTTCAAAATCATCAACTGGACTGCTGTGAATGACCGGTATGAAGCCGGCCTTGAGGGAATAATTCTGTAA
- a CDS encoding MFS transporter yields the protein MNKPDESMDAPSAEDDRGGMTARRSSHWFNRTVAGAGITSALGDFCYETTTVVLPGFLAVLGVPAAVLGIIEGIADAVASFTKMVSGYIADKLGHRKLLVLVGYGLTPVGQVLIALAAGWPLILLGRLVSWFGKGLRGPLRDAIVTQSVTPETRGRAFGFHRATDTIGAVAGPLLGVALLGLAQGWHWNGADGPFRLVLWISMIPGLMAVLAFLILVKDPQHAPNPGLKFFSTLQGLPLLFKRYLASVGVFGLGDFSHSLLILAATTLLAPSFGIVKASQVAGLLYVWRNVVQVAVSCPVGFVADRIGHLPVLITGYVLGTLTAVLTALACWAGTDSLPLLVGIFFMAGLYMAVQETLESTVTAEMVQPETLAMSYGALGTVNGTAKFISSSLVGVLWTVFSPMLGFGIAAFFMFSGTVALIRISPR from the coding sequence ATGAACAAACCAGACGAATCCATGGATGCACCATCGGCAGAAGACGACAGGGGAGGCATGACAGCCAGGAGATCTTCACACTGGTTTAACCGGACCGTGGCCGGAGCGGGCATCACCAGTGCGCTGGGTGATTTCTGCTACGAAACCACCACAGTGGTTCTCCCCGGTTTTCTTGCCGTGCTTGGCGTTCCTGCAGCGGTACTGGGTATTATCGAAGGTATCGCTGATGCGGTGGCGAGCTTCACAAAGATGGTTTCCGGCTATATCGCTGACAAGCTGGGGCACCGGAAACTGCTGGTGCTGGTCGGTTACGGCTTGACTCCCGTCGGGCAGGTGCTGATCGCTCTGGCGGCAGGCTGGCCACTGATCCTGCTGGGGCGGCTGGTATCGTGGTTTGGCAAGGGGCTGCGGGGCCCTTTGCGTGATGCCATCGTGACACAGTCGGTCACTCCGGAAACACGAGGGCGGGCCTTTGGTTTTCACCGGGCGACGGACACCATTGGCGCGGTGGCAGGCCCTCTGCTGGGGGTTGCACTGCTCGGCCTGGCCCAGGGCTGGCATTGGAACGGTGCTGACGGCCCTTTTCGTCTTGTGCTGTGGATATCGATGATCCCAGGTCTTATGGCGGTGCTGGCCTTTCTGATATTGGTGAAAGACCCCCAGCATGCTCCCAATCCAGGCTTGAAATTTTTCAGCACGCTGCAGGGATTGCCGCTACTGTTTAAACGCTACCTGGCTTCGGTGGGGGTGTTCGGCTTAGGCGATTTTTCCCATAGCCTGCTGATTCTGGCCGCAACGACATTGCTGGCTCCCTCTTTCGGTATCGTGAAGGCCAGTCAGGTGGCCGGACTTCTGTACGTGTGGCGCAATGTCGTGCAGGTCGCCGTGTCCTGTCCGGTGGGGTTTGTGGCTGACCGCATCGGTCATTTGCCTGTGCTGATCACCGGCTATGTCCTGGGAACGCTGACGGCGGTTCTGACAGCCCTGGCATGCTGGGCCGGTACCGACAGCCTTCCCTTGCTGGTGGGGATCTTTTTTATGGCCGGACTGTATATGGCTGTGCAGGAAACGCTGGAATCGACGGTAACGGCGGAAATGGTTCAGCCTGAGACCCTGGCGATGAGCTATGGCGCTCTGGGGACTGTCAATGGAACGGCAAAATTCATTTCCAGTTCCCTGGTGGGTGTGTTGTGGACGGTTTTTTCACCCATGCTCGGGTTTGGCATTGCCGCGTTTTTTATGTTCTCCGGAACAGTGGCTTTGATCCGGATTTCCCCCCGATGA
- the mgtE gene encoding magnesium transporter, translating into MKKHSIYPTLQTFISSNNNRELVQFCARQHPADLAAALEDALTQDICLIMTRLDPGTASKILSHMTPELQSKATIVLSDEVLSAIIQAMYADDRVDLIRNIPDIRKDRLLHMLAKAERQDILKLESYAEGTAGAIMTSDYAALPADITVREALEKLRLEAPDKETIYYAYVINRNRSLIGSVSLRELILARPETKIQDIMHMDPVRAKVEEDQEEVARKILKYDLLAIPVTNGNEVLVGIITHDDVADVLQEEATEDFHRFGAISHKIPDLNLNIRDAGFFSILRKRLPWLLVLVFMNIFSGAGIAAFEDTIAAVVALVFFLPLLIDSGGNAGSQSATLMVRALAVGDVKLGDWLKLLKKEIGVAIGIGLCMGLAVSMIGIFRGGPDVAVVVAMTMVLTVLFGSLVGMSLPFLLTRFRLDPATASAPLITSIADIGGVLIYFSIATWYLKDIISAAGAA; encoded by the coding sequence ATGAAAAAGCATTCCATCTATCCCACCCTTCAGACCTTCATCAGCAGCAACAATAACAGGGAACTCGTCCAGTTCTGCGCCAGACAGCACCCTGCCGACCTAGCGGCGGCCCTCGAAGACGCCCTGACTCAGGACATCTGTCTTATCATGACCCGGCTGGACCCGGGAACGGCTTCAAAAATTCTGTCCCACATGACACCAGAGCTGCAATCCAAAGCAACCATTGTACTGTCCGATGAGGTGCTGAGCGCGATCATCCAAGCCATGTATGCCGATGACCGGGTGGATCTCATCCGCAACATTCCCGACATCCGGAAAGACCGACTGCTGCACATGCTGGCCAAAGCGGAAAGGCAGGACATCCTTAAACTGGAATCCTATGCCGAAGGCACGGCAGGTGCCATCATGACATCGGATTATGCAGCCCTGCCTGCCGATATCACCGTAAGGGAAGCCCTGGAAAAGCTGCGACTGGAAGCACCGGATAAGGAAACCATCTATTATGCCTATGTCATTAACAGAAACCGCAGCCTCATCGGTTCCGTCTCCCTGAGGGAGCTCATTCTTGCCCGTCCGGAAACAAAAATTCAGGACATCATGCATATGGATCCGGTCCGGGCCAAGGTGGAAGAGGATCAGGAAGAGGTTGCCAGAAAGATTCTTAAATATGATCTTCTCGCCATTCCCGTGACCAATGGCAACGAGGTACTGGTGGGCATCATTACCCACGATGACGTGGCCGATGTGCTGCAGGAAGAAGCCACGGAAGATTTTCACCGCTTTGGGGCCATAAGCCACAAAATCCCTGATCTTAACCTGAATATCCGGGATGCCGGTTTTTTTTCCATACTCAGAAAACGCCTTCCCTGGCTTCTGGTGCTGGTTTTCATGAACATCTTCTCCGGTGCGGGGATAGCGGCCTTTGAAGACACCATTGCGGCGGTTGTCGCCCTTGTTTTCTTTCTTCCCCTGCTCATAGACAGCGGCGGCAATGCAGGATCTCAATCTGCCACCCTGATGGTAAGGGCTCTGGCTGTGGGGGATGTCAAACTTGGAGACTGGCTAAAGCTGCTGAAAAAAGAGATCGGCGTAGCCATTGGAATAGGCCTGTGTATGGGACTCGCCGTATCCATGATCGGTATTTTCCGGGGAGGTCCGGATGTGGCTGTGGTGGTGGCCATGACCATGGTACTCACCGTTCTTTTCGGCAGCCTTGTGGGCATGAGTCTTCCCTTCCTCCTCACCCGCTTTCGGCTGGATCCCGCAACGGCCAGTGCACCCCTCATCACATCCATTGCGGATATTGGCGGTGTTCTGATCTATTTCAGCATTGCAACCTGGTATCTGAAAGATATTATAAGCGCTGCGGGAGCGGCATGA